A region of Larimichthys crocea isolate SSNF chromosome X, L_crocea_2.0, whole genome shotgun sequence DNA encodes the following proteins:
- the tmc6b gene encoding transmembrane channel-like protein 6b isoform X1, with the protein MARNVNFDLSHPLMEAGLESPVDEEVVHDSFNQLIAEQSRNDGLSDAFELQRLQRDLEEEERQDDVPYLSSPGHEFRGNRPGRRDVEWYDGERHVDPIIGERWSSATLKVLSSMPSRTIGRSRGAIISQYYNRTMQLRRRRQSRPSIRDFSHSARPSIRGYGMEVDGTDAEGTEVSKRERLVNNLQNLSASDRVRMLRAMPLSVAEKSELRRLALQKEKRTITGSKIPCCSRLKYYIIIAFRQSWYSWLSFMHSLQLWQVALKRVSGRFGTGVLSYFLFLKTLLFFNVFLFLVTGSFLVLPQAVHPPELAAKRPSFSGLELLTGAGYFSDTVMYYGYYSNYTLQSCRDNVSMPNGTSMGCASKQNSYNMPLAYFFTIGVSFFITCIILVYSMSKSFGQSFRIDKSHSILAVKVFCSWDFKVIKRTSVKLMSENICTQLRELLAEVNHKDANNTACQKLWRLMIHGLAWVICIGSTIGCVLGIYYFSDYMHKSIYEGLQEKTTTLLDEARLLALPVLVSLINLLLPGLFNLAAWMEDYDSPSVCAYVAIARNLMLKVSVLGVLCNHWLLNVTADSKLTCWESFVGQELYRFLLMEFIFTLLDTLFGELLWRLFSERVLKRRRKPVFDIARNVLELIYGQTLAWLGVLFTPLLPAVQILKLLLLFYIKKSSVMMNCQAPRKPYRVSQMTTIFITLLCFPSFLGASVCVTYTMWSIKPSTTCGPFRELKTMFQAGKRWVEELEKDNPNLSLLARAHSYLVENPFFLFVGAGIFLIVIYFHYQVVDGQRKIINLLQEQIENEGEDKKFLITRLQSIHEQKRTPARRLTSQDSGC; encoded by the exons ATGGCTCGAAATGTTAACTTTGACCTGAGCCACCCTCTCATGGAAGCTGGCCTGGA GAGCCCAGTGGACGAGGAAGTTGTTCATGACTCGTTCAACCAGCTGATAGCAGAGCAGAGCCGGAATGATGGACTGTCCGATGCCTTCGAGCTGCAGCGGCTGCAGAGAGacctggaagaggaggagcgtCAAG ACGATGTCCCCTACCTGTCCAGCCCTGGACATGAGTTTAGGGGAAACAGGCCGGGGCGAAGGGACGTGGAATGGTATGATGGTGAAAGACACGTAGACCCCATCATAGGTGAACGTTGGTCCTCGGCCACCTTGAAGGTCCTGTCCTCCATGCCGAGTCGCACCATTG GTCGCAGCAGGGGAGCCATCATCTCTCAGTACTACAACAGGACCATGCAGCTTCGGAGACGCAGGCAGAGCAGACCCTCCATCCGAGACTTCTCTCACTCCGCCAGGCCGAGCATACGAGGCTACGGCATGGAGGTGGACGGTACAGACGCAGAGGGCACAGAGG TGAGCAAGAGGGAACGTTTGGTGAACAACCTGCAGAACCTGTCAGCGAGCGACAGAGTCAGGATGCTCCGAGCCATGCCTCTCAGCGTGGCTGAGAAGAGCGAACTCAG GAGGTTAGCACTACAAAAGGAGAAACGCACAATTACCGGGAGTAAGATCCCCTGTTGCAGTAGATTAAAATATTACATCATCATT GCTTTCAGACAGAGTTGGTACAGCTGGCTTTCCTTCATGCACTCCCTCCAGCTGTGGCAAGTAGCACTCAAGAGAGTGAGCGGGCGTTTTGGCACAGGAGTCCTCTCATACTTTCTGTTCCTGAAAACCCTGCTCTTCTTCAACGTCTTCTTGTTCCTGGTGACGGGTTCGTTCCTGGTGTTGCCTCAGGCAGTGCACCCTCCAGAGCTGGCTGCGAAGCGACCCTCCTTCTCTGGACTGGAGCTCCTCACCGGAGCG gGCTATTTCTCAGACACAGTGATGTATTATGGATACTACTCTAACTAcacactgcagagctgcagggaTAACGTCTCCATGCCCAATGGAACCAGTATGGGCTGCGCATCGAAGCAAAACTCTTACAACATGCCGCTTGCATACTTCTTCACCATAGGAGTCTCTTTCTTCATCACGTGTATCATACTTGTGTACAG CATGTCAAAGTCGTTTGGTCAGAGCTTCCGAATCGACAAGTCTCACAGTATTTTGGCCGTGAAGGTCTTCTGTTCCTGGGACTTCAAGGTCATAAAGAGAACCTCTGTCAAACTCATGTCGGAGAATATCTGCACGCAGCTCAGG GAGCTCCTAGCTGAGGTGAATCATAAAGATGCCAACAACACTGCGTGCCAGAAGCTGTGGAGACTGATGATTCATGGACTGGCATGGGTCATCTGCATAGGAAGCACCATTGGCTGTGTGCTTGGTATTTACTACTTCTCGGATTACATGCACAAG agcATTTATGAAGGACTTCAAGAG AAGACAACAACTTTGCTGGATGAGGCCAGGCTGCTGGCTCTCCCTGTGCTGGTGTCCCTCATCAACCTGCTGCTTCCCGGCCTGTTCAACCTTGCAGCCTGGATGGAGGACTATGACTCGCCTTCTGTGTGCGCTTATGTTGCCATTGCCAG AAACTTGATGTTAAAAGTAAGCGTACTTGGAGTCCTGTGCAACCACTGGCTGCTTAATGTGACTGCTGACTCTAAACTGACG TGCTGGGAGAGTTTTGTTGGACAGGAGCTGTATCGTTTCCTTCTTATGGAATTCATCTTCACTCTGCTGGACACCTTGTTCGGAGAGCTTCTTTGGAG GTTGTTCTCTGAGAGGGTGctgaagagaaggagaaagccGGTGTTTGATATCGCCAGGAACGTCCTTGAACTCATCTATGGGCAGACGTTGGCCTG gttggGTGTTCTCTTCACTCCTCTGCTGCCTGCAGTGCAGATTCTTAAACTCTTGCTGCTCTTCTACATCAAGAAG AGCAGCGTGATGATGAACTGTCAGGCTCCCAGGAAGCCGTACAGAGTCAGCCAGATGACCACCATCTTCATCACCCTCCTCTGCTTCCCCTCCTTCCTCggtgcttctgtgtgtgtcacatacACCATGTGGAG TATCAAGCCCTCCACGACATGCGGCCCCTTCCGCGAGCTCAAAACAATGTTCCAGGCGGGGAAGCGCTGGGTGGAGGAACTGGAAAAAGATAATCCCAACTTGTCCCTGCTGGCCAGGGCTCACTCCTACTTAGTGGAAAACccctttttcctgtttgtggGAGCAGGCATCTTcct GATAGTCATCTACTTCCACTATCAGGTGGTGGACGGTCAAAGGAAGATCATAAACTTACTACAGGAGCAGATAGAAAAT GAGGGAGAGGATAAGAAGTTTCTGATCACACGCCTCCAGTCCA
- the tmc6b gene encoding transmembrane channel-like protein 6b isoform X2 has translation MARNVNFDLSHPLMEAGLESPVDEEVVHDSFNQLIAEQSRNDGLSDAFELQRLQRDLEEEERQDDVPYLSSPGHEFRGNRPGRRDVEWYDGERHVDPIIGERWSSATLKVLSSMPSRTIGRSRGAIISQYYNRTMQLRRRRQSRPSIRDFSHSARPSIRGYGMEVDGTDAEGTEVSKRERLVNNLQNLSASDRVRMLRAMPLSVAEKSELRRLALQKEKRTITGSKIPCCSRLKYYIIIAFRQSWYSWLSFMHSLQLWQVALKRVSGRFGTGVLSYFLFLKTLLFFNVFLFLVTGSFLVLPQAVHPPELAAKRPSFSGLELLTGAGYFSDTVMYYGYYSNYTLQSCRDNVSMPNGTSMGCASKQNSYNMPLAYFFTIGVSFFITCIILVYSMSKSFGQSFRIDKSHSILAVKVFCSWDFKVIKRTSVKLMSENICTQLRELLAEVNHKDANNTACQKLWRLMIHGLAWVICIGSTIGCVLGIYYFSDYMHKSIYEGLQETTTLLDEARLLALPVLVSLINLLLPGLFNLAAWMEDYDSPSVCAYVAIARNLMLKVSVLGVLCNHWLLNVTADSKLTCWESFVGQELYRFLLMEFIFTLLDTLFGELLWRLFSERVLKRRRKPVFDIARNVLELIYGQTLAWLGVLFTPLLPAVQILKLLLLFYIKKSSVMMNCQAPRKPYRVSQMTTIFITLLCFPSFLGASVCVTYTMWSIKPSTTCGPFRELKTMFQAGKRWVEELEKDNPNLSLLARAHSYLVENPFFLFVGAGIFLIVIYFHYQVVDGQRKIINLLQEQIENEGEDKKFLITRLQSIHEQKRTPARRLTSQDSGC, from the exons ATGGCTCGAAATGTTAACTTTGACCTGAGCCACCCTCTCATGGAAGCTGGCCTGGA GAGCCCAGTGGACGAGGAAGTTGTTCATGACTCGTTCAACCAGCTGATAGCAGAGCAGAGCCGGAATGATGGACTGTCCGATGCCTTCGAGCTGCAGCGGCTGCAGAGAGacctggaagaggaggagcgtCAAG ACGATGTCCCCTACCTGTCCAGCCCTGGACATGAGTTTAGGGGAAACAGGCCGGGGCGAAGGGACGTGGAATGGTATGATGGTGAAAGACACGTAGACCCCATCATAGGTGAACGTTGGTCCTCGGCCACCTTGAAGGTCCTGTCCTCCATGCCGAGTCGCACCATTG GTCGCAGCAGGGGAGCCATCATCTCTCAGTACTACAACAGGACCATGCAGCTTCGGAGACGCAGGCAGAGCAGACCCTCCATCCGAGACTTCTCTCACTCCGCCAGGCCGAGCATACGAGGCTACGGCATGGAGGTGGACGGTACAGACGCAGAGGGCACAGAGG TGAGCAAGAGGGAACGTTTGGTGAACAACCTGCAGAACCTGTCAGCGAGCGACAGAGTCAGGATGCTCCGAGCCATGCCTCTCAGCGTGGCTGAGAAGAGCGAACTCAG GAGGTTAGCACTACAAAAGGAGAAACGCACAATTACCGGGAGTAAGATCCCCTGTTGCAGTAGATTAAAATATTACATCATCATT GCTTTCAGACAGAGTTGGTACAGCTGGCTTTCCTTCATGCACTCCCTCCAGCTGTGGCAAGTAGCACTCAAGAGAGTGAGCGGGCGTTTTGGCACAGGAGTCCTCTCATACTTTCTGTTCCTGAAAACCCTGCTCTTCTTCAACGTCTTCTTGTTCCTGGTGACGGGTTCGTTCCTGGTGTTGCCTCAGGCAGTGCACCCTCCAGAGCTGGCTGCGAAGCGACCCTCCTTCTCTGGACTGGAGCTCCTCACCGGAGCG gGCTATTTCTCAGACACAGTGATGTATTATGGATACTACTCTAACTAcacactgcagagctgcagggaTAACGTCTCCATGCCCAATGGAACCAGTATGGGCTGCGCATCGAAGCAAAACTCTTACAACATGCCGCTTGCATACTTCTTCACCATAGGAGTCTCTTTCTTCATCACGTGTATCATACTTGTGTACAG CATGTCAAAGTCGTTTGGTCAGAGCTTCCGAATCGACAAGTCTCACAGTATTTTGGCCGTGAAGGTCTTCTGTTCCTGGGACTTCAAGGTCATAAAGAGAACCTCTGTCAAACTCATGTCGGAGAATATCTGCACGCAGCTCAGG GAGCTCCTAGCTGAGGTGAATCATAAAGATGCCAACAACACTGCGTGCCAGAAGCTGTGGAGACTGATGATTCATGGACTGGCATGGGTCATCTGCATAGGAAGCACCATTGGCTGTGTGCTTGGTATTTACTACTTCTCGGATTACATGCACAAG agcATTTATGAAGGACTTCAAGAG ACAACAACTTTGCTGGATGAGGCCAGGCTGCTGGCTCTCCCTGTGCTGGTGTCCCTCATCAACCTGCTGCTTCCCGGCCTGTTCAACCTTGCAGCCTGGATGGAGGACTATGACTCGCCTTCTGTGTGCGCTTATGTTGCCATTGCCAG AAACTTGATGTTAAAAGTAAGCGTACTTGGAGTCCTGTGCAACCACTGGCTGCTTAATGTGACTGCTGACTCTAAACTGACG TGCTGGGAGAGTTTTGTTGGACAGGAGCTGTATCGTTTCCTTCTTATGGAATTCATCTTCACTCTGCTGGACACCTTGTTCGGAGAGCTTCTTTGGAG GTTGTTCTCTGAGAGGGTGctgaagagaaggagaaagccGGTGTTTGATATCGCCAGGAACGTCCTTGAACTCATCTATGGGCAGACGTTGGCCTG gttggGTGTTCTCTTCACTCCTCTGCTGCCTGCAGTGCAGATTCTTAAACTCTTGCTGCTCTTCTACATCAAGAAG AGCAGCGTGATGATGAACTGTCAGGCTCCCAGGAAGCCGTACAGAGTCAGCCAGATGACCACCATCTTCATCACCCTCCTCTGCTTCCCCTCCTTCCTCggtgcttctgtgtgtgtcacatacACCATGTGGAG TATCAAGCCCTCCACGACATGCGGCCCCTTCCGCGAGCTCAAAACAATGTTCCAGGCGGGGAAGCGCTGGGTGGAGGAACTGGAAAAAGATAATCCCAACTTGTCCCTGCTGGCCAGGGCTCACTCCTACTTAGTGGAAAACccctttttcctgtttgtggGAGCAGGCATCTTcct GATAGTCATCTACTTCCACTATCAGGTGGTGGACGGTCAAAGGAAGATCATAAACTTACTACAGGAGCAGATAGAAAAT GAGGGAGAGGATAAGAAGTTTCTGATCACACGCCTCCAGTCCA